The stretch of DNA AAAAGGGGTGATTGGATTTGTCCAaggtaatttttaatttttttttagtaaccCATGAACTGTTATACTGGAAAGCCAAGGTGAGTGAAGAGAAAATTTCATAGATAATTTTGTTGTAATGAATATTATATAGCATACTGATGAGTTCACATACCCTTTTTCTAATATTGAGTAGGTGTAGTTTTATgaattttgccaaaaatattaaatgtctTGAATGTGAAGAAGCAAGGCCAAAAAGACAACTGACTGGAGGAGAATGGGAATGTCCTCAGTAAGTATTTTCCTCTCTCTGAATCTTTTTCATCCTATCCTTTGATGTAGACATCCAATTAACAGGATTTTCATTTTCAAGGTGTGATTTCCATAATTATGGGAGGAATGTAACTTGCTTAAGGTGTGATTGCAAGCGGCCCGGCCAAATATCTTTAGATTCCACCAATACCACGTCACATCCAGTGTATGGAAATGGAAACAGTTCTAATGCTTCAGATATTGATGCTAGATTAGCTGCTAATGAAGAAAAGGCACAACGTTGGTTTAGCAAGGTTTCTCAACTAGACAGCAATTCTGATATTAACAGTGTGATAGACGATGAAGATTTTCCAGAAATAATGCCGTTAAGAAAAGGAGTTAATCGATTTGTTGTGAGCACGAGGAAAACTCCATTGGAGAGGAGGTTGACCAATGCTCAATACAAGAGAAACTTGGGAAATAATGACACTCATGGAGTTGAGGATTTTGAAACCAGGGAGTCGGCCAAGTCCCGTGATACTCTGGATGACATTCTGGGTCGTTCAACTGGTCTTCCTCAATCTGATTATAAAAACATGAGTGCTGAACAAAATTTCAATGGAGGGAGGGCACCTTCAATTGCTAGCAATTCTTCACATTTCAACGACGTTAAAGGGAGCAACACTACTACTCTTCCTTCCTTTCCATCATATGCCAGTTCTCGTGACAATGACAGTACACAACTTTCTAATAACTCTACAAGTGAAAATGTCATCAAGGATAAGGAGAAAGAGCAAGCCGAAAAATCCGATAGATGGTTTAGAAAGATTGCGGAGCTGCATGATGTTCCAGATATAACAAGTGCAATATCTGATGACGATTTCCCTGAAATAATGCCAATGCGTAAAGGAGAAAATCGATTTGTTCTTAGCAAGAAAAAAGATCGGTCCTTGACAACACCAGCATATAAGAGACGTCAGGCCATGGAGCAATCTGGTAATACCAACTTTGTCCCCTTTGTACCCTTCCCCCCAGATTACTTTGCCAAAAAGGACAAGCAACCGGCAGATGAAACCGATTCAATGGATAGGTCCAATGTTGAATCATCCTCAATATCTGAAGCAGCTGAAATGTCAGGCGATGCTAGAGCTAGACTTGTACAGAGTTCAAAACCTTCTGATCAGAGCTCAAGTAACAATCATGTTGGTTCTACTTCTGGAGCTACAAGCAGTGGAAATTCAAGCCAGGGTTTCAATCAAGATCGTGTGCCAAATTTGACAGAGAGTTCATCCACATGCTCAGCGTCCGAGAACCAGAGTGTTGGAACAGAATGGAGAGGAAAGAGTTTAGAGGGGTCGGCAGTCAAGGAACCAGATCCTTTGGACATGTCAGAGGAGGCGAAGGCAGAGAGGTGGTTCCGACGCGTTGCGCAGATTAAGGATATCTCTGAGCTCAGTCAGATTCCAGACGAAGATTTTCCGTCAATAATGCCTATGCGTAAAGGGGTGAACAGATTTGTGGTGAGCAAGCGGAAAACACCATTAGAAAGGAGATTGACATCTCAGCAGTACCGAAGAAATCTTCCTGTTGTGAGCTCAGATCCTGTTAAGAGAGAAAATGAAGGTAGCTGAAGAGTAGTGTTgttattgttttgatttatttttcgaGGCGATGTTAAAAGTTTCACCGCAAATTATACAAAAGGAAAATGAAGATGATGGAAAACATTAAGAGTCAAACATTCTGTTGTGACATCTTTAAGATTGATGATAATTTTGTCATCGAGTATTTATCTGTCTCTGTTGAGGGGGCCTTGTTTTATATGATGCTAGTGTTGTCTATGTATTTTGTAGTTTGAACAGATTTTTTGAGTTTAGTTTTTCAAATCTTTCTGGATTTAATCAAGTGTCTCTAGTTTTGTGAAATAGTCAAATGTTATACCCCTTTCAGTTTACTTTTCTCTAAAGCTTCTAAAATGTTATCTTCTATGTAAATATTTGACAGTTTACGAATGATTTGAGATATATAAAAcacatttaaaatcttaaatatgaaaaaattagtagaaatttgataaatttaaaggATAGTAGGATTTAAATTACCTTCGGAAGAGAGAACAAAGCAAGACTatttatttgttcaattttgaatgaaaattaatgttttgactGGTAAGTTTGAACAGAAGGTTTAGAAAATTTCATTGAGTTAGTTTGTTCAACTCGTAAACTTATTACTAGTTGTATAACAACACCTTTTTTTACAGAACCAAATAACTGttgaaaaacatttaaaatattaatttttacaatttaggtaaaaatcataaaataaaatatctaacattaatttttttttccatgcttttaaatttcttttatgcTGTCGAATGGTAATGGATTTTATCATCAATgcataagaagaaaaaacattAGAAAGAAtcaacttttaaataaataaatctcaaCTAAAATTGATTTCAGATATCTTActttagaaaaagaaaataaaaattcttttaattttaatatattttttatcatacatttgaattaatattattttaatatttataatacaatattttttattatatatttataatatcaataatgcACTGATATCTTAATAAAAGTTGTATTTAAAAGGACAATATAGTAGTAAGAAGAAACGGcgcaaaacaaaaagaaacaacaaCTACCATTGGTTAGGTATTTGTGATGAATAAATGTTGTACTAATACGTGTCTCATCCTCAATCACCATTTCATATATTCTCTCTATCCCCAAACGCAATTCCACTTCTTCACTCTCCATTCTTTCTCTTTCAATAATATTCTCTTTTGTAAAACATGTTGTTGATTAGTGAAAACTAATTAGAATCTTGTTTCATCCCAACACCAACACTCATTTTCTTTCCATGTCCCTATTAGCACTTTCCTCCT from Cicer arietinum cultivar CDC Frontier isolate Library 1 chromosome 3, Cicar.CDCFrontier_v2.0, whole genome shotgun sequence encodes:
- the LOC101505193 gene encoding zinc finger protein VAR3, chloroplastic — its product is MSGAAPRFLFILRRHNIRLLSPSFSSHFHQRALLSFTSFSSPTPSPSSLTPKLKVKASQHQQQHHIHAQTSTSSLAGSHPWPEFSRFLSHITSAGYTSTIPPADGFPASGELSQAEVSACLAFARDRPNLLRLLSMRDVAVLVEHGTPFMFPDSEDCVRKMKSFVSNGDSTALDSDKANMVDLMKFMLSYASNCLVSSERNILYNRNLVESVVRNLFSDLFKLSYSAPGPNSFDSVQSQIPGRFGRTMPPGQNIEMKRGDWICPRCSFMNFAKNIKCLECEEARPKRQLTGGEWECPQCDFHNYGRNVTCLRCDCKRPGQISLDSTNTTSHPVYGNGNSSNASDIDARLAANEEKAQRWFSKVSQLDSNSDINSVIDDEDFPEIMPLRKGVNRFVVSTRKTPLERRLTNAQYKRNLGNNDTHGVEDFETRESAKSRDTLDDILGRSTGLPQSDYKNMSAEQNFNGGRAPSIASNSSHFNDVKGSNTTTLPSFPSYASSRDNDSTQLSNNSTSENVIKDKEKEQAEKSDRWFRKIAELHDVPDITSAISDDDFPEIMPMRKGENRFVLSKKKDRSLTTPAYKRRQAMEQSGNTNFVPFVPFPPDYFAKKDKQPADETDSMDRSNVESSSISEAAEMSGDARARLVQSSKPSDQSSSNNHVGSTSGATSSGNSSQGFNQDRVPNLTESSSTCSASENQSVGTEWRGKSLEGSAVKEPDPLDMSEEAKAERWFRRVAQIKDISELSQIPDEDFPSIMPMRKGVNRFVVSKRKTPLERRLTSQQYRRNLPVVSSDPVKRENEGS